Proteins found in one Bremerella volcania genomic segment:
- a CDS encoding M56 family metallopeptidase has product MWSVLQSPLGMKLTFVLLHFVWQATVIYCAWRLISRLASFRSPQMRYCGALATLLLILLCPGITFGLLDIRDMATLSRMEFLAEDSASPITLDSNNDRVASVAADETNTAHELLLATREDAAYSLSSLAYLMVQIQPYLMLIWTAGVVVLGLRLCIGYLGTVWLRRVGLFSIDSDLLVRYADLATRLNLLHLSPVAFSCRVSQAMTVGLLRPMVLLPAAWAAEIAPEILEAVLSHELAHIRRQDLWINFLQRVAETIFFYHPVVWWVSTEIRREREVCCDEMAIEALGHRLNYAKSLEHVASWQLDHANEVLATNFLGDRQGQLIGRIRQILGISTPQAGERSWPAGLVLMFIPLLLWAASAIFWPESASQANAKEVSDSASDMVEQEGFLPPRHLLPPHPHHPHPHHDRPLGHRRLPEHRHPLEFLLDDIEQALPADDEAQQQDAAGSDDQSVIEVLHELREEVRQLRLQVRELKDHQDRRPPPPLRRPLRDRPRPENNLGW; this is encoded by the coding sequence GATGCGGTACTGCGGTGCCCTGGCCACTTTACTGCTGATTCTTCTTTGCCCCGGCATTACCTTCGGACTGCTCGACATCCGTGATATGGCTACCCTGTCGCGGATGGAGTTTCTAGCCGAAGATTCGGCTTCTCCGATCACGCTCGATTCAAACAACGACCGCGTTGCGTCTGTGGCCGCGGACGAAACAAACACCGCGCACGAACTGCTTTTGGCGACACGTGAAGACGCTGCCTATTCACTCTCGAGCCTGGCCTACCTCATGGTGCAAATCCAGCCCTACTTGATGCTGATTTGGACCGCAGGCGTCGTCGTTCTGGGCCTTCGACTTTGCATCGGCTATCTGGGGACGGTCTGGCTTCGTCGCGTGGGACTGTTTTCGATCGATTCTGATCTCCTTGTGCGTTACGCCGATCTGGCCACCAGGCTGAATCTGCTGCATTTATCGCCGGTTGCTTTCTCGTGTCGCGTCAGCCAGGCGATGACCGTCGGCCTGCTGCGCCCGATGGTGCTGCTGCCCGCTGCATGGGCGGCCGAGATCGCGCCAGAGATCCTGGAAGCCGTCCTGTCGCATGAACTGGCACATATTCGCCGACAAGACTTATGGATTAACTTCCTCCAGCGCGTGGCGGAGACGATCTTCTTCTACCATCCCGTGGTTTGGTGGGTCTCGACGGAGATCCGCCGGGAACGAGAAGTCTGCTGCGACGAAATGGCGATCGAAGCACTGGGGCATCGTCTCAATTATGCCAAGTCGTTGGAACATGTCGCATCGTGGCAACTCGATCATGCCAACGAAGTGCTGGCCACCAACTTCCTGGGAGATCGCCAAGGGCAACTCATCGGACGTATTCGTCAGATCCTAGGCATCTCGACTCCCCAAGCTGGCGAGCGTTCATGGCCGGCAGGCTTGGTCTTGATGTTCATTCCGCTGCTGCTTTGGGCAGCCTCGGCGATCTTCTGGCCTGAGTCCGCCTCGCAGGCAAATGCGAAAGAGGTTTCGGATTCAGCCAGTGATATGGTTGAGCAAGAAGGTTTCCTCCCACCTCGGCACCTCCTACCTCCGCATCCTCATCATCCACATCCACACCACGACCGCCCACTCGGACATCGACGGCTACCGGAACATCGCCACCCTTTGGAATTTCTGCTTGACGACATCGAACAGGCCCTCCCCGCAGACGACGAGGCCCAACAACAAGATGCGGCAGGCTCGGACGATCAATCGGTCATCGAAGTCTTACACGAGCTTCGGGAAGAGGTTCGCCAGTTGCGCCTGCAGGTCCGAGAATTGAAAGATCATCAAGATCGCAGGCCGCCGCCACCGCTTCGTCGTCCGCTTCGCGATCGGCCACGCCCGGAAAATAATCTTGGCTGGTAA
- a CDS encoding class I SAM-dependent methyltransferase: MSSSSSRPSWQLPTGVTRGSLDYIESAAIADGYDEDLAFGSDFQFDEHVVADFIPPTGLVADLGCGTARALVPLVRRGNQGLAVDLSEEMLRIVAEKAQQEGLDIQCLQANLVELEAIEDQSVDHAICMFSTLGMIKGAVYRKQFLDHVHRILKPSGKFVVHVHNFWFNFFEPDGAIWITSHLVKAYLTRGMERGDKYYRYRGIPNFFLHVFSRGEFANALKSSDFHVTRLVPLRMDRQAELSHSWLFGNWRASGWIALCEKQK, from the coding sequence ATGAGTTCATCTTCCTCCCGACCATCCTGGCAGCTTCCGACTGGTGTTACGAGAGGATCACTCGACTATATCGAGTCGGCCGCGATTGCCGACGGCTATGATGAAGACCTCGCCTTTGGCAGTGATTTTCAGTTCGACGAACATGTGGTGGCCGATTTTATTCCGCCAACCGGCCTCGTGGCCGACCTGGGATGCGGGACGGCCAGGGCGCTAGTTCCATTGGTCCGTCGAGGCAATCAGGGACTGGCAGTCGATCTGTCCGAGGAAATGCTGCGTATCGTTGCCGAGAAGGCCCAGCAGGAAGGGCTCGACATCCAGTGCCTCCAAGCCAACCTGGTGGAACTCGAGGCGATCGAAGATCAGTCCGTTGACCACGCCATTTGCATGTTCAGCACGCTAGGAATGATTAAGGGAGCCGTCTACCGCAAGCAGTTCCTCGACCATGTCCATCGCATTCTCAAGCCTAGCGGTAAGTTCGTCGTGCACGTCCATAACTTCTGGTTCAATTTCTTTGAGCCAGATGGCGCGATCTGGATCACTTCCCATTTGGTCAAAGCGTATTTGACCCGTGGCATGGAACGTGGAGACAAGTACTATCGCTATCGAGGCATCCCGAATTTCTTTTTGCACGTCTTCAGCCGCGGTGAATTCGCCAATGCTCTCAAGTCGAGTGACTTTCATGTGACTCGCCTGGTTCCACTGCGAATGGACCGGCAAGCCGAGCTTTCCCATTCGTGGCTGTTTGGGAACTGGCGGGCCAGCGGCTGGATTGCCTTATGCGAAAAGCAGAAGTGA
- a CDS encoding mechanosensitive ion channel family protein: MASNLFRFALCGVLFCQLALAATAYAQAIPGVTPEAGTGEKPVEPPAVDPKLMVKQGNPQVAVRTFLEAMQDGDYDTALACMDFSERMGIPRQSKLDLAYELYQLLSTLWGIDSSLVPAQTEADQFEVAVFGEGDGRVPLDQQEDAAKMTLTKGPQGLWSFSAKTVAAISELAKKYTPDIEAEEKRDAVEGDGAPKPKPTFALWLESQVPPFYREEHFVLPTYQWICLLTLIIAGYLVDVIVQWILRFIRGVRFAKTADDEELRKAFEKAWTPIGLTAMALTWYFGLWLFRLPDLFRAIIIYGVQLFGIVAGTWFIFRIIDLVIVHLTQAAAKRGKKYDDLLLPAVSKTLKTFTVCIGILVFAESFSLPIVGLLGSLGIGGIAIALAAKETLSNVFGSLTVMVDRPFEIGDWIITEGVEGTVEAMGMRSTKIRTFDNSLVTLPNSLLITAKVDNMGRRTFRRIKTMVSVQYDTTPEQIDAFCEGIRELIRRQPYTRKDYYQVYLNQFAASSLDILVNLYLDCNDWSIELRERHRLFVDIVRLAKRLGVQFAFPTQTIHLYQEEPQGFAGADELPEEAGRRAAAEIAGPLPMPNERRGLVDFPGPHQYEDIDSRRRKK; this comes from the coding sequence ATGGCCAGCAACTTGTTTCGCTTCGCACTTTGCGGCGTTCTGTTTTGTCAGCTTGCATTGGCAGCAACGGCCTATGCGCAGGCCATTCCTGGGGTGACTCCCGAAGCAGGCACTGGCGAAAAACCAGTCGAGCCACCAGCGGTCGATCCCAAGCTGATGGTGAAGCAAGGGAACCCGCAAGTCGCCGTTCGTACATTTCTCGAAGCGATGCAAGACGGTGATTACGACACCGCACTGGCGTGCATGGACTTCAGCGAACGAATGGGCATTCCTAGACAATCGAAGCTCGATCTCGCATATGAACTCTATCAACTGCTTTCAACCTTATGGGGGATCGACTCGTCGCTGGTCCCTGCGCAGACTGAAGCCGACCAATTCGAGGTCGCGGTGTTTGGCGAGGGGGACGGACGTGTTCCACTCGACCAACAAGAAGATGCCGCGAAAATGACACTGACGAAAGGGCCTCAGGGGCTTTGGAGTTTCAGCGCCAAGACGGTCGCGGCAATTAGTGAGTTAGCCAAGAAGTATACGCCGGACATTGAAGCGGAAGAGAAACGAGACGCCGTCGAAGGAGATGGTGCTCCAAAGCCGAAGCCGACTTTTGCGCTGTGGCTTGAGTCTCAGGTACCGCCATTCTATCGCGAAGAGCACTTCGTCCTTCCCACGTATCAATGGATTTGTCTGCTTACGCTCATCATTGCAGGCTACCTGGTAGACGTCATCGTGCAATGGATTTTGCGATTCATTCGTGGCGTACGATTTGCCAAGACGGCTGACGATGAAGAGCTGCGAAAAGCATTCGAGAAGGCCTGGACCCCGATTGGCCTGACGGCCATGGCATTGACCTGGTATTTCGGTCTCTGGCTGTTTCGATTGCCAGACTTGTTTCGGGCCATCATTATCTACGGCGTCCAGCTGTTCGGTATCGTCGCCGGCACATGGTTCATCTTCCGTATCATTGACCTGGTCATTGTGCATTTGACTCAGGCAGCGGCGAAACGCGGGAAGAAGTACGACGATCTTCTGTTGCCTGCGGTCAGTAAGACGCTTAAGACCTTTACAGTCTGTATTGGCATTCTTGTATTTGCGGAATCGTTTTCGCTGCCGATCGTCGGTTTGTTGGGGTCGCTGGGAATTGGTGGTATCGCGATTGCCTTGGCAGCCAAGGAAACACTCAGCAACGTCTTCGGCTCGCTAACCGTGATGGTCGACCGCCCCTTTGAAATTGGCGATTGGATTATTACCGAAGGGGTAGAAGGTACCGTCGAGGCGATGGGCATGCGGAGTACCAAGATCCGCACGTTCGACAACAGCTTGGTAACGCTACCCAACAGCCTATTGATTACGGCCAAGGTCGATAACATGGGCCGGCGAACGTTTCGCCGCATCAAGACGATGGTCTCGGTGCAGTACGATACCACGCCGGAACAGATCGACGCTTTTTGTGAGGGGATCCGGGAATTAATCCGCCGGCAGCCTTATACGCGAAAAGACTATTATCAGGTTTATCTCAACCAGTTTGCCGCCAGTTCGCTCGATATCTTGGTGAACCTCTACCTTGATTGCAACGACTGGAGTATCGAACTACGAGAGCGGCATCGTTTGTTTGTTGATATCGTCCGCCTGGCAAAGAGACTCGGCGTGCAGTTCGCGTTTCCCACGCAGACGATTCATCTTTATCAGGAAGAGCCCCAGGGATTTGCCGGAGCCGACGAACTGCCCGAAGAAGCAGGACGTCGGGCCGCCGCAGAGATTGCTGGCCCCTTGCCGATGCCTAATGAACGTCGTGGCCTGGTCGACTTCCCGGGCCCTCATCAATACGAAGATATCGATTCTCGTCGCCGCAAAAAGTGA
- a CDS encoding diguanylate cyclase has product MSQFTLLHLLSCLLFFAIGFVAAQWLRFPSKREDKHEQYETNTGSELARDDQQDLPPGHEDGSQEAQMAAAEALSEVVDRVRSLADGVRIEVHEHSQSVEQINHDLLATANVSDPEAASRVISRLIDANRHLDSRLNMAEARLQEQSQLLRSHRVEARTDALTGLPNRRVFDEEIERLFKEKRDSRRVSSLIMVDIDHFKDFNDRHGHQAGDLCLKKVGEVIRQTVRGIGGIVMRYGGEEFAVLLPGTELFDAKVAAQRLNRNIERLIVDFEEKELNVTASLGVAEIGSDSEASEWLGRADRALYAAKREGRNRGCWHDGQACHEITRRNTDPEIEVDEESSTIARREAFNHDVNRRLALFHRKRQPLALIIASIDLIDGKAVEDHPDFVAIQQAVMQVFGAVLRDMDHYCQLTDNQFGALLPAADGHDAAVVAERARDAISRMELKTPTDVIRISISCGVSQALEGDEAEHMLSRSELALAHAQGKKGNAVYLLRHEMDWESPLRITPEAVIANE; this is encoded by the coding sequence ATGTCACAGTTCACATTGCTCCACCTACTTTCTTGCCTGTTGTTCTTCGCCATAGGCTTTGTCGCTGCCCAGTGGTTGCGGTTTCCCTCAAAGCGAGAAGACAAGCACGAACAGTACGAGACGAATACCGGTTCAGAACTTGCGAGAGACGATCAACAAGATCTTCCTCCAGGCCATGAAGATGGTTCGCAAGAAGCACAAATGGCTGCGGCCGAGGCGCTTAGCGAAGTGGTGGATCGGGTTCGAAGTCTGGCCGATGGGGTGCGAATTGAAGTTCACGAGCATTCGCAATCGGTCGAGCAAATCAACCACGATTTGCTGGCGACGGCAAATGTTTCCGATCCTGAAGCCGCATCGCGCGTTATCTCGCGTTTGATCGATGCCAATCGGCATCTTGATTCGAGGTTAAACATGGCCGAAGCGCGCCTGCAGGAACAATCGCAATTGCTGCGATCGCACCGCGTGGAAGCACGGACCGACGCACTGACAGGTTTGCCCAATCGGCGCGTCTTCGACGAAGAGATCGAACGCTTGTTTAAAGAGAAACGCGATTCGCGACGTGTTTCGTCGCTGATCATGGTGGACATCGATCACTTCAAGGACTTCAACGATCGGCATGGACATCAAGCCGGAGATCTTTGCTTGAAGAAGGTAGGCGAAGTCATTCGTCAGACCGTTCGTGGCATTGGCGGGATCGTCATGCGATATGGCGGCGAGGAGTTCGCGGTATTGCTACCGGGAACCGAGCTATTCGATGCCAAGGTCGCCGCACAGCGTCTCAATCGAAATATCGAACGATTGATTGTCGATTTCGAGGAGAAAGAACTCAACGTAACGGCCAGCCTGGGCGTCGCTGAAATCGGAAGTGATAGTGAAGCGAGCGAGTGGCTTGGACGTGCCGACCGGGCCCTGTATGCTGCCAAACGCGAAGGTCGAAACCGCGGCTGTTGGCACGACGGCCAAGCCTGCCATGAGATCACTCGGAGAAATACGGATCCAGAGATTGAGGTGGATGAAGAGAGTAGCACGATCGCGCGACGAGAAGCTTTCAATCATGATGTCAATCGAAGACTGGCTCTCTTCCATCGCAAACGGCAACCGCTCGCATTGATTATTGCGAGCATTGATTTGATTGATGGTAAGGCTGTGGAAGATCACCCAGACTTCGTGGCGATTCAGCAAGCGGTGATGCAGGTATTCGGTGCCGTGCTTCGTGACATGGATCACTACTGTCAGTTGACTGATAACCAATTCGGTGCGTTACTGCCCGCAGCTGACGGCCACGATGCCGCAGTCGTCGCTGAGCGAGCGCGTGATGCGATCTCGCGAATGGAGCTGAAGACACCAACCGATGTGATTCGCATTTCGATTTCGTGTGGTGTCTCTCAAGCGTTGGAAGGGGATGAGGCCGAGCACATGCTCTCGCGAAGTGAATTGGCATTGGCGCATGCCCAGGGTAAGAAGGGAAATGCGGTTTATCTACTGCGTCACGAAATGGATTGGGAGTCCCCCTTGCGGATTACCCCAGAGGCAGTGATAGCAAACGAATAA
- a CDS encoding response regulator transcription factor yields MMLAKSTSKPSYPRVLVVDDDDAIMRAVARVLDSDESIQIIGHATHAQAALAMIESTKPDVVLMDIHMHGMDPFLACKQITKASGGLAKILFYTGFPKDNYLDRCLEVGAAGIVSKHSESLRNLAFAIRHVAAGNTYFSPELDKRLVEREDGLPSSRLATLSDREVGVLRELSLGRTQSEIAEALDISERTVNKTVGDLKSKLEVQTINEMLIFAVNEGLVHPELQFVQRHDVNADG; encoded by the coding sequence ATGATGCTTGCAAAGAGCACCTCCAAACCTTCCTACCCTCGCGTTTTGGTCGTCGACGATGACGACGCCATCATGCGGGCCGTTGCACGCGTTCTGGATTCTGATGAATCGATTCAAATCATCGGACACGCAACCCATGCGCAAGCCGCGCTCGCGATGATTGAGTCGACCAAGCCGGATGTGGTCCTTATGGATATTCACATGCACGGCATGGACCCGTTCTTGGCCTGCAAACAAATCACCAAGGCAAGCGGAGGCCTGGCAAAAATCCTCTTCTACACCGGCTTCCCCAAAGACAACTACTTGGACCGATGCTTGGAAGTGGGCGCCGCGGGTATCGTTTCCAAGCATTCCGAATCCCTCCGCAACCTCGCATTTGCCATTCGTCACGTCGCTGCCGGAAACACCTATTTTTCGCCGGAACTCGATAAGAGGCTGGTGGAACGTGAAGATGGCTTACCCTCTTCACGTCTGGCCACACTCAGCGATCGCGAGGTGGGCGTACTCCGAGAATTATCCCTCGGAAGAACACAGTCCGAAATCGCGGAAGCGTTGGATATCAGCGAGCGCACCGTCAATAAAACGGTGGGTGATTTGAAATCGAAGCTAGAAGTCCAGACAATCAACGAGATGCTCATTTTCGCCGTGAATGAAGGGCTCGTCCATCCAGAACTGCAATTCGTTCAACGCCACGACGTCAATGCTGACGGCTAA
- a CDS encoding M20/M25/M40 family metallo-hydrolase, with product MAIPGASGEEAEVAAKVRRELQAVGVPDEDITHDTAHQRCPVLQSTTGNLIVSLPGSYEAPRRLLMAHMDTVPICVGARPMLQDDMLIPQDDHTGLGADDRAGVATVLFAATEVLAQKIPHGPLTLLFTVQEEIGLQGTRYLEVDKLGNPELAFNWDGGDPAKLTIGAIGGYRMTIDIHGLASHAGVAPEKGINAITVAGVAINSLHGQGLLGKISQEELTGTSNIGVIQGGNATNVVADHVQLRAEVRSHQKETIEILVDRFQQAFRQAAEEVRNSSSHRADVNFDGDLNYEPFVMSPESPSVQAAGDVLSRLGLSPFNTIANGGLDANWLYRHGISAVSLGCGQHNQHMTSEMLDIEQFYTACEVALHIASGKGSAK from the coding sequence ATGGCAATCCCTGGCGCAAGTGGAGAAGAAGCCGAAGTTGCCGCGAAGGTCCGCCGCGAACTTCAAGCGGTAGGCGTACCTGACGAAGACATCACGCATGACACGGCGCACCAGCGCTGCCCGGTTCTCCAGAGCACAACCGGCAATCTCATCGTTTCGCTGCCGGGAAGCTACGAGGCCCCGCGCCGTTTACTGATGGCTCACATGGATACCGTCCCGATCTGTGTCGGCGCACGTCCCATGCTTCAAGACGACATGCTAATCCCACAGGATGATCACACAGGATTAGGCGCCGACGACCGCGCCGGCGTGGCGACGGTGCTGTTTGCCGCGACGGAAGTCTTGGCTCAAAAGATACCCCACGGACCGTTGACCTTGCTGTTCACGGTTCAGGAAGAGATCGGCCTTCAGGGGACGCGGTACCTGGAAGTCGACAAGCTTGGCAATCCGGAATTGGCATTCAATTGGGACGGGGGAGATCCGGCCAAGCTCACCATCGGTGCCATTGGCGGGTATCGAATGACGATCGATATTCATGGCCTGGCCAGTCATGCCGGCGTTGCTCCTGAGAAAGGGATTAACGCGATCACCGTTGCGGGAGTTGCGATCAATAGCCTGCACGGGCAAGGACTATTAGGGAAGATTTCGCAAGAAGAACTGACAGGAACGAGTAATATTGGAGTCATTCAAGGGGGAAACGCAACCAATGTCGTTGCGGATCATGTGCAACTTCGAGCCGAAGTTCGTAGTCATCAGAAGGAGACCATTGAAATTCTTGTTGACCGTTTTCAGCAAGCATTTCGTCAGGCAGCCGAAGAGGTGCGAAACAGCTCAAGTCACAGGGCAGATGTCAACTTTGATGGCGATTTAAATTACGAACCATTCGTGATGTCGCCTGAATCACCAAGTGTCCAGGCTGCCGGCGACGTCCTCAGCAGATTGGGACTGAGTCCGTTTAACACGATTGCCAACGGTGGCCTCGATGCGAACTGGCTCTATCGGCACGGAATCTCCGCGGTCTCGCTCGGATGCGGTCAACACAATCAACACATGACCAGCGAGATGTTGGACATCGAGCAATTCTATACGGCCTGCGAAGTCGCACTTCACATCGCGTCGGGAAAGGGTTCCGCCAAATGA
- a CDS encoding (2Fe-2S)-binding protein: protein MNPDDELCLCFHVTKRKVQNFCRIEKPRRASQLSECGGAGTGCGWCRPFLQRIFENQQQSKADELPSAEEYQASRAEYIREKNSRDGDDT from the coding sequence ATGAATCCGGATGACGAATTGTGTCTATGCTTTCACGTGACCAAGCGCAAAGTACAGAACTTTTGTCGCATTGAAAAACCGCGCCGAGCCTCGCAGCTTTCTGAATGCGGAGGAGCGGGAACCGGATGTGGTTGGTGCCGCCCTTTTCTTCAGAGAATCTTTGAGAACCAACAACAATCCAAAGCAGACGAGCTTCCCAGCGCGGAAGAATATCAAGCCAGTCGCGCGGAATACATACGGGAAAAGAACAGTCGCGACGGCGACGACACTTGA
- a CDS encoding STAS domain-containing protein codes for MNSPVLRLTVASAEICHIPTDEFLTIQVEIIQQPVDPVSAYRRLNVMVNILRQKDITILDFGPEYGNLDEASLSNVVQQIVEVAKHTSPPLVVIDLSNTEAIGSFFIQFLIRIWKLIKKRGGRLVIAGLSEECLNVLKRSKIESLWQRYPTREAATEALKGAE; via the coding sequence GTGAATTCTCCGGTTTTGCGTTTGACAGTCGCGTCCGCGGAAATCTGCCACATTCCGACTGACGAATTCTTAACAATTCAAGTCGAAATAATCCAACAACCAGTAGATCCGGTTTCCGCCTATAGGCGATTAAACGTAATGGTTAATATCCTGCGCCAGAAAGACATCACGATTCTCGACTTTGGTCCAGAGTATGGCAATCTCGACGAAGCTAGTCTGAGTAACGTCGTTCAGCAGATCGTTGAAGTTGCCAAACATACTTCTCCCCCGTTGGTCGTCATCGATCTATCAAATACCGAGGCGATCGGGTCCTTCTTCATTCAGTTCTTGATCCGCATTTGGAAGCTGATCAAGAAGAGGGGTGGAAGGTTGGTAATCGCTGGTCTTAGTGAAGAATGCTTGAACGTTTTAAAGCGTTCGAAGATCGAATCTCTTTGGCAACGCTATCCGACTCGGGAAGCCGCGACCGAAGCGCTTAAAGGCGCCGAATAG
- a CDS encoding LOG family protein, whose amino-acid sequence MSRFEETDAEDLSSDKDERREIEIKNLLDQIRQTADKLQRDAATRGDLKLLSRSLKELRYAFKVFTPFRGKRKVTIFGSARTRPDHPTYQTAADFAQQMAEDDWLVITGAGSGIMEAGHRGAGRANSMGLNIMLPFEQQANPVIHGDEKLVNMKYFFTRKLMFVKECDAVVCLPGGFGTLDEAFEVLTLVQTGKRDLFPIVLLDAPGGTYWKALDVFIRAALYESGMISPEDFALYKVTDRIDEAVGEIEQFYKVYHSMRYVRKQLVIRTVTPIAESLLSAIQTEFRDILSEGTFEVRDALPEEDEPELEEMSRLVFTFNRRNLGRLRILLDCLNAGSIEPAKRDFT is encoded by the coding sequence TTGAGCCGATTTGAAGAAACGGATGCCGAGGATCTTTCGTCAGACAAGGATGAGCGCCGCGAGATTGAGATTAAAAACCTTCTCGATCAGATTCGCCAGACTGCGGATAAACTGCAACGCGACGCCGCAACACGCGGAGACCTCAAGTTACTCTCGCGATCGCTGAAAGAACTACGCTACGCGTTCAAGGTCTTCACCCCATTTCGGGGAAAACGCAAAGTCACGATCTTTGGTTCCGCTCGAACGCGGCCCGATCATCCCACCTATCAGACGGCCGCCGACTTTGCCCAGCAGATGGCCGAAGATGATTGGCTGGTCATTACCGGTGCCGGAAGTGGCATCATGGAGGCTGGCCATCGCGGGGCAGGGCGGGCCAATTCCATGGGCTTGAACATCATGCTCCCCTTCGAGCAGCAAGCCAATCCCGTGATTCACGGCGATGAAAAACTTGTGAACATGAAGTACTTCTTCACACGCAAACTGATGTTTGTGAAGGAGTGCGATGCGGTGGTGTGTTTGCCAGGGGGGTTCGGAACGCTTGACGAAGCCTTCGAAGTCCTGACCCTGGTGCAAACCGGCAAACGCGACCTCTTTCCGATCGTTCTGCTGGACGCCCCAGGCGGCACTTACTGGAAAGCGCTCGACGTTTTCATTCGTGCAGCCCTGTACGAGAGCGGCATGATCTCGCCGGAAGACTTCGCCTTGTACAAGGTCACCGATCGGATCGACGAAGCGGTGGGCGAGATCGAACAGTTCTACAAGGTGTACCACAGCATGCGGTATGTCCGGAAACAGCTGGTCATCCGCACTGTGACACCTATTGCCGAGTCGCTGCTAAGTGCCATTCAAACGGAATTCCGCGATATCCTCAGCGAGGGAACGTTTGAAGTGCGAGACGCACTGCCAGAAGAGGATGAGCCTGAGTTGGAAGAGATGTCGCGACTTGTGTTTACGTTCAACCGCCGCAACTTGGGCCGTTTGCGAATCTTGCTCGACTGCCTCAACGCCGGCTCCATCGAACCGGCGAAAAGAGACTTCACTTAG